AGGATCGACAGGATCACCGTCTCCAGCAGCACGCACTCGGCGAAGGAACCCTCGACGCGCAGGATCGGCGAGCCGGGGAAGTACACCTCGCCCTCGGCGTAGCCCCAGATGTCGCCGCGGAAGCGGTAGTCGGCGAGCCAGTCGAGGGTCGGTCCGTCGACGATGCCGCGCTCGCGCAGGAACGCGACGAGGTCCGGGTCGAAGCGGAAGTTCTCGACGGCGTCCAGCACCCGGCCGGTGCCCGCGACCACTCCGTAGCGCCGCCCCTCGGGCAGCCGCCGGGTGAAGACCTCGAAGACGGAACGGCGCTCGGCCGTCCCCGCCCGGAGCGCCGCCCGGAGCATCGTCAACTCGTACTGGTCGGTGAAGAGCGCGGTGGAGGGAACGCCGACCCGCCGGCCGCCCTCGTCCCTCGCCAGGCCCTTCTCAAGGTCCGCGGAGTTCATGCCGACGATGCTACAGCGGATTTCGTCAGAGTGACGATTTCTAACGGAGGCTCATACCGTCGTCCGCGCGGAGGCGCGTTCCGGTGCTGCCGGGTGCGCGTACCGCCGTTTGTGCGGGGGACCCCTCCGGGTGGCAGCATGGGGCTGTGAGGCCCTGCATCCCGGGGGCGCGGCCCCGGGACCCCCGGCGGAGAAGAAGGTCGTCCCCCACAGTGAGTGTTGCCCCGACAGAGATCGAACGCCCCGAGTCGGCCCAGGAGACGTTCATCGTCCCGGAACCGGACGTGCCGTGGCTGACGATCGTCCACAACGACCCGGTCAACCTGATGAGTTACGTGACGTACGTCTTCCGGACGTACTTCGGCTATTCCAAGGACAAGGCAAACTCGCTGATGCTCGACGTCCACCACAAGGGCCGCGCCGTCGTCTCCAGCGGCAGCCGCGAGGAGATGGAACGCGACGTGCAGGCCATGCACGGATACGGCCTGTGGGCCACGCTCACCCAGGACCGCGACTGATGGCCGGGCAGTTCGAGGCGATCCCCGGCGGGGGCGCCGCCGTCGCGCTCGACGAGGTCGAGATCTCCATCCTGCGCTCCCTCGCCGTCCAGCTCCTGGAGTTGATCGGCCCCGGCGACGAACCGGCCCAGGGCGAGGACCCGCTGGCCGCGCTCTTCGCGGAGGGGCCCAGCGAGCCGCCGTCCGACCCCGCGCTGGCCCGGCTGTTCCCGGACGCGTACGGGTTCGGCGACGAGACCGACGAACAACTGCGCGAGTACGCCTCGGAGTTCAGGCGCTTCACCGAGAACGACCTGCGCACCCGCAAGCGCGAGGACGGTCTCGCGGTCGTACGCGGTCTCGACGCGCTGTCCGCCGCGGGCGAGGGCGGAGCCGTACTGAAGCTGACGCCGGACGACTGCCGGCACTGGCTCGGTGTGCTCAACGACCTGCGGCTGACGATCGCCAGCCGGCTGGACATCACCGACGAGGACGAGGGCGAGGGCCTGTACCGGCTGCCGGACTCCGATCCGCGCAAGCCGATGGTGATGGCCTATCTGTGGCTCGGGGCGCTCCAGGAGACGCTGGTCGAGACGATGATGCCCTGAGGGACGCACGGACCGGCTCCGTTCCCTCAACGGGCCCTCAACTCCTGATTACGATCCCGTCACCGCCCCCGCGCGCATTGCGATCGCGGGGGAGGTTCCTCCCTTTCTTCCTGTGGAGCGCGCCACAGCGTCCTGCCGGGATCGCCGCCCGGCCCGTGGTAAATCTTCACGACCACCGGCACAGGCACGGAGAAAGGGCACCTCACCATGACCTCCCCACAGGTCGACAACCCCTCGCACGGCCCCTCGCGCGGTCCCTCCACCGGCACCTCGGAAGAGGGCTACGAACGCGGGCTCGGCAGCCGCCAGGTCCAGATGATCGCGATCGGCGGCGCCATCGGCGTCGGTCTCTTCATGGGCGCCGGCGCGAACATCGCCAAGGCCGGGCCGAGCATCATCCTCATGTACGCGCTGGCCGGCGTCGTCGTCTTCTTCATCATGCGGGCACTGGGCGAACTGCTGCTCTACCGGCCGGTCTCCGGCTCGTTCGCGGAGTACGCCCGCGAGTTCCTCGGCCCGTTCTTCGGGTACGTGACGGGCTGGACGTACTGGCTCATGTGGATCGTGACCGGCATGGCCGAGCTGACGGCGGCGGCGATCTACATCCACTTCTGGTTCCCCGCGATCCCGCAGTGGGTGAGCGCCCTGGTCTTCCTCGTGGTCCTCTTCGGCGTCAACCTGATCTCCGTCAAGATCTTCGGCGAGGTCGAGTTCTGGTTCTCGATGGTCAAGGTCACCGCCATCATCGGCATCATCGTCATCGGCCTCGGCGTGCTGACCCTCGGCTTCTCCGACGCGGGCGCGACCGCCGCCACGAGCAATCTCTGGCAGCACGGCGGCATCTTCCCCAACGGCATCGGCTCCAGTCTGATGACCCTCCAGGGCGTGATGTTCGCCTACCTCGCCGTCGAACTCGTCGGTGTCACGGCGGGCGAGTCCGAGAACCCGGAGAAGACCCTCCCCAAGGCCATCAACACGCTGCCCTGGCGCATCATCGTCTTCTACGTCGGCGCGCTCACCGTGATCCTCGCCGTCGTGAAGTGGACCGAGTTCAGCGAGGGCGAGAGCCCGTTCGTGCACGCCTTCGCCAGGATCGGCATCCCGCTCGGCGCCGGGATCGTCAACTTCGTGGTGCTTACCGCCGCCCTGTCGTCCTGCAACTCCGGCATGTACTCCACCGGCCGCATGCTGCGCGACCTCGCCGCCAACAAGGAGGCCCCGGGCGCGCTGGGCCGGCTCAACTCCCGCCGTTCCCCGGCCACCGGCATCACCGCGTCCGTCGCGCTGATGGGCATCGGCGTCGTCCTCAACTACCTCGTCCCGGAGAAGGCGTTCCTGTACGTCACCTCCGTCGCCACCGCCGCCGGCATCTGGACCTGGATGATGATCCTGATCAGCCACATCAAGTACCGCTCCGCCGTGGTCGCCGGGCGCCTTCCGGCGTCCCCGTTCCCGGCGCCGGGCGGCGCGGCCCTGAGCTGGGTGGCGCTGGCCTTCCTCTCCTTCGTGACCTGTCTGATCGCGTACGACTCCGACTCCAGGATCTCGCTGTACGTCGGCGCGGTCTGGGCGCTGTTCCTGGCCGGCGGCTGGGCGCTGCTCAGGCGCCGCAGCGCGGAACTCGCGGCGGGCGGGCCGGGCGACCCGGAGGGCCCGTACGAGCCGGAGTACGCGAAGGCGTCGGACTGACGGACCCCGGCGTCCCTGTTCCTGCGGGGGCCCAACTCGCCTCACCCGTCGCACGTCTCACGCACTGTCTCACCAGGTGGTCTCCGCGTCTCAGCCGCGGAGGCCACCTGTTTATCCTTCACCCCATGCTCACCATCACCCAGGCGCTGTACGACCAGATCGTCGCCCACGCGCGGGCCGACCACCCCGACGAGGCGTGCGGTGTGATCGCGGGCCCCGAGGGCAGCGACCGGCCCGAGCGCTTCGTCCCCATGCTCAACGCGGCGCGCTCGCCCACCTTCTACGAGTTCGACTCGGCGGACCTGCTCAAGCTCTACCGGGAGCTGGACGACCGGGACGAGGAACCGGTGGTCGTCTACCACTCGCACACGGCGACCGAGGCGTACCCCTCCCGTACGGACATCACCTACGCCAACGAGCCCGGCGCCCACTACGTCCTGGTCTCCACCGCCGACACCGACGGCGCGGGCCCCTTCCAGTTCCGCTCCTACCGCATCGTGGACGGCGAGGTCACCGAGGAGGAC
Above is a window of Streptomyces sp. NBC_01498 DNA encoding:
- the clpS gene encoding ATP-dependent Clp protease adapter ClpS, producing the protein MSVAPTEIERPESAQETFIVPEPDVPWLTIVHNDPVNLMSYVTYVFRTYFGYSKDKANSLMLDVHHKGRAVVSSGSREEMERDVQAMHGYGLWATLTQDRD
- a CDS encoding DUF2017 domain-containing protein; translated protein: MAGQFEAIPGGGAAVALDEVEISILRSLAVQLLELIGPGDEPAQGEDPLAALFAEGPSEPPSDPALARLFPDAYGFGDETDEQLREYASEFRRFTENDLRTRKREDGLAVVRGLDALSAAGEGGAVLKLTPDDCRHWLGVLNDLRLTIASRLDITDEDEGEGLYRLPDSDPRKPMVMAYLWLGALQETLVETMMP
- a CDS encoding amino acid permease, with the protein product MTSPQVDNPSHGPSRGPSTGTSEEGYERGLGSRQVQMIAIGGAIGVGLFMGAGANIAKAGPSIILMYALAGVVVFFIMRALGELLLYRPVSGSFAEYAREFLGPFFGYVTGWTYWLMWIVTGMAELTAAAIYIHFWFPAIPQWVSALVFLVVLFGVNLISVKIFGEVEFWFSMVKVTAIIGIIVIGLGVLTLGFSDAGATAATSNLWQHGGIFPNGIGSSLMTLQGVMFAYLAVELVGVTAGESENPEKTLPKAINTLPWRIIVFYVGALTVILAVVKWTEFSEGESPFVHAFARIGIPLGAGIVNFVVLTAALSSCNSGMYSTGRMLRDLAANKEAPGALGRLNSRRSPATGITASVALMGIGVVLNYLVPEKAFLYVTSVATAAGIWTWMMILISHIKYRSAVVAGRLPASPFPAPGGAALSWVALAFLSFVTCLIAYDSDSRISLYVGAVWALFLAGGWALLRRRSAELAAGGPGDPEGPYEPEYAKASD
- a CDS encoding M67 family metallopeptidase, translating into MLTITQALYDQIVAHARADHPDEACGVIAGPEGSDRPERFVPMLNAARSPTFYEFDSADLLKLYRELDDRDEEPVVVYHSHTATEAYPSRTDITYANEPGAHYVLVSTADTDGAGPFQFRSYRIVDGEVTEEDVRVV